The following proteins come from a genomic window of Maribacter sp. HTCC2170:
- a CDS encoding sulfatase-like hydrolase/transferase, which produces MTKFFNLFLILLVALGCNTESKTHSKKPNIVLIFADDMTYTAINALGNKEIQTPNLDRLVKGGTTFKNAYNMGAWNGAVCVASRAMMISGRSVWNANNFRQNWLEGKEFDKTWGKLMESAGYDTYMTGKWHVDAPADSVFQNVTHVRRGMPWDSWGHGGKIPAINEMIKEGKSKKEIRAIGYNRPLNENDTTWNPVDKKFGGFWVGGKHWSEVLKDDAVGFIDQAKVKDNPFFMYLAFNAPHDPRQAPQEYVDMYSLDKISLPKSWMPMYPYKDSIGNGPGLRDEALAPFPRTEYATKKHIQEYYALISHMDNQIGEILDALENSGKMENTYVIFTADHGLAIGKHGLLGKQSQFDHSIRPPFMIVGPDIPKDASIDKDIYLQDAMATSLDLAGIEKPDYVFFNSIKDLAKGERKESHYKEIYGGYTTTQRMIRKDGYKLIVYPKLKKVLLFNMETDPEEINDLSENPEYQGKINTLFKELLVLQDELNDELDISYVLTQNDN; this is translated from the coding sequence ATGACAAAATTCTTCAATTTATTTCTAATACTGCTAGTTGCCTTAGGGTGTAATACTGAATCAAAAACCCATTCTAAAAAACCTAATATAGTCCTCATTTTTGCAGATGACATGACGTATACGGCAATCAATGCTTTAGGGAACAAAGAAATACAAACCCCTAATTTAGATCGTTTGGTTAAAGGTGGGACTACGTTTAAAAACGCTTATAATATGGGTGCTTGGAATGGCGCTGTTTGTGTCGCATCTAGAGCTATGATGATTTCAGGAAGAAGTGTTTGGAATGCCAATAACTTTAGACAAAATTGGCTTGAAGGAAAAGAGTTTGATAAAACCTGGGGTAAGTTAATGGAAAGTGCCGGTTATGATACTTATATGACTGGAAAATGGCATGTTGATGCTCCCGCAGATTCTGTTTTTCAGAATGTGACACATGTTCGAAGGGGAATGCCTTGGGATTCTTGGGGCCATGGAGGCAAGATTCCTGCTATCAATGAAATGATAAAGGAGGGTAAATCAAAAAAAGAGATTAGAGCCATTGGGTACAATCGTCCATTAAATGAAAATGATACCACATGGAATCCTGTTGACAAAAAGTTTGGAGGTTTTTGGGTCGGAGGCAAGCATTGGAGTGAAGTCTTAAAAGATGACGCAGTTGGTTTTATCGATCAGGCAAAAGTGAAGGATAACCCTTTTTTCATGTATTTAGCGTTCAATGCTCCCCATGATCCAAGACAGGCACCTCAAGAATATGTTGATATGTATTCTTTGGATAAAATAAGCTTGCCAAAAAGTTGGATGCCAATGTACCCCTATAAAGATAGTATTGGTAATGGTCCAGGACTTAGAGATGAGGCGTTAGCACCTTTCCCGAGGACAGAGTACGCCACCAAAAAACATATTCAAGAGTATTATGCTTTGATTTCACATATGGATAATCAAATAGGTGAGATTTTGGATGCTTTGGAAAATAGCGGGAAAATGGAGAATACATATGTCATATTTACTGCCGATCACGGCTTGGCAATTGGGAAACATGGTCTTTTAGGAAAACAATCCCAATTTGACCATAGTATTAGACCTCCGTTTATGATTGTAGGCCCAGATATCCCAAAAGATGCTAGTATAGATAAAGACATTTATTTACAAGATGCCATGGCGACCAGTTTAGATTTGGCGGGTATTGAAAAACCGGACTATGTTTTTTTTAACAGTATAAAAGATTTGGCAAAAGGCGAACGAAAAGAAAGCCATTATAAAGAAATATATGGAGGGTATACGACGACTCAAAGAATGATACGTAAAGATGGTTATAAACTCATAGTTTATCCCAAATTAAAGAAGGTATTATTGTTCAATATGGAAACCGACCCAGAGGAAATAAATGATCTCTCCGAAAATCCAGAATACCAAGGAAAAATCAACACCCTGTTTAAAGAGTTATTGGTGCTTCAAGATGAGTTAAATGATGAACTAGATATTAGTTATGTCTTGACACAAAATGATAACTAA
- a CDS encoding thioredoxin domain-containing protein codes for MIKKLRTHTLSFGYMLFFFALIVSCKDNKAQNENHAFTNDLVKETSPYLLQHAHNPVNWKPWSDEIFEEATKEDKLVIISIGYSSCHWCHVMEEETFEDEKVAEIMNNDFISVKVDREERPDVDQVYMTAVQLMSGNAGWPLNVIVLPNGKPLYGGTYHTNAQWSQVLEKINNLYKDDPTKANEYADMVSKGIQDVNLIEPSEENSEISLDILKEGVTQWKPNWDLERGGNMGPEKFMLPGSLDFLLDYAELSNDESVRSYIKTTLDQMAKGGIYDHIAGGFYRYSTDPNWNIPHFEKMLYDNAQLISLYSKAYTIFKDPVYKQIVLETVAFLQKEMKNTTGGYFAALDADSEGEEGKYYVWTNEELRSTINNNQELFSKYYSTEISTKMEGDKIVLRKNQNDEVFASENEISIEKLQELNKEWKKKLVEVRADRVKPRIDDKIIVSWNALLINGYVDAFKAFGETRFLVEAESIFTTIHENAYSDNQLVHSFKKGSNRTEGFLEDYSFLANASLNLYSASMNPDYLNFAQQLIKTTQKRFKDDDSDFYKFNSSNSLIAKIIKNDDGVIPSPNAVMAHNLLTLGHIEYNKDYAAHSKNMLISIQPLLQESLTSYTQWAALQLKNVYPFFEIAVVGNNADKMRKELHQKHIPNTLIVGSKKESNLPLFEDRYVEEGTYIYVCRDNTCKLPVDNVSDAIEQLENF; via the coding sequence ATGATAAAAAAGTTAAGAACACATACTCTTTCGTTTGGTTATATGCTTTTTTTCTTTGCTTTAATAGTGTCGTGCAAAGACAACAAAGCCCAAAATGAAAATCACGCCTTTACCAACGATCTAGTCAAAGAAACCAGCCCGTATTTGTTACAACACGCTCATAATCCTGTAAACTGGAAGCCGTGGAGTGATGAGATTTTTGAAGAAGCAACAAAAGAAGATAAGTTGGTCATCATCAGTATTGGATATTCTTCTTGTCATTGGTGCCATGTCATGGAGGAAGAAACCTTTGAAGACGAAAAAGTGGCCGAAATAATGAACAATGATTTTATAAGTGTTAAGGTAGATCGTGAAGAGCGACCTGATGTTGATCAGGTTTACATGACAGCAGTTCAATTGATGTCTGGCAATGCAGGATGGCCGCTTAATGTTATTGTTCTCCCTAACGGCAAACCATTATACGGAGGAACTTACCATACAAATGCACAGTGGAGTCAGGTCTTGGAAAAAATAAACAACCTTTATAAAGATGACCCCACAAAGGCTAACGAATATGCAGATATGGTCTCCAAAGGCATCCAAGATGTAAACCTAATTGAACCTTCAGAAGAAAACAGCGAAATCTCTCTGGATATTCTAAAAGAAGGGGTCACCCAATGGAAACCAAACTGGGACCTGGAAAGGGGAGGTAATATGGGGCCTGAAAAGTTTATGTTACCCGGCAGTCTTGATTTTTTATTGGATTATGCTGAATTATCAAATGATGAATCCGTTCGTTCTTATATAAAAACCACCCTGGATCAAATGGCAAAAGGAGGCATCTATGATCATATTGCTGGAGGATTTTATCGCTATAGCACAGATCCAAATTGGAATATTCCACATTTCGAAAAAATGCTTTATGACAATGCTCAATTGATTAGTCTATATTCAAAAGCCTATACTATTTTCAAAGATCCCGTTTACAAGCAAATTGTTTTGGAAACCGTTGCGTTTTTGCAAAAGGAAATGAAAAACACGACAGGAGGATATTTTGCTGCCTTGGATGCTGACAGCGAAGGAGAAGAAGGCAAATATTATGTATGGACCAACGAAGAATTAAGAAGTACCATCAACAATAATCAGGAATTGTTCTCCAAATATTATTCCACTGAGATTAGCACTAAAATGGAAGGTGATAAAATCGTACTTCGAAAAAATCAGAATGATGAAGTTTTCGCTTCCGAAAACGAAATCAGTATCGAAAAACTTCAGGAGCTCAATAAGGAGTGGAAGAAAAAACTGGTCGAAGTTAGGGCCGATAGGGTAAAACCAAGAATTGATGATAAAATCATAGTTTCCTGGAACGCTTTATTGATAAATGGTTATGTCGATGCGTTTAAAGCCTTTGGGGAGACACGATTTTTAGTTGAAGCAGAATCGATTTTTACTACTATTCATGAAAATGCTTACTCAGATAACCAACTTGTACATTCGTTTAAAAAAGGTAGTAATCGCACAGAAGGATTCCTTGAAGATTATTCGTTTTTGGCGAATGCCTCATTGAATCTTTATAGTGCCTCGATGAACCCCGACTATCTGAATTTTGCCCAACAGCTAATTAAGACCACCCAGAAGCGATTCAAAGATGATGACTCCGATTTTTATAAATTCAACAGTAGTAATTCTTTAATTGCGAAAATCATTAAAAATGATGATGGGGTGATTCCTTCCCCCAATGCCGTAATGGCCCATAACCTGCTGACTCTTGGGCACATTGAATACAACAAAGATTACGCCGCACACTCAAAAAATATGCTGATTTCTATTCAGCCCTTATTGCAAGAAAGTTTAACCAGTTATACGCAGTGGGCCGCTTTGCAATTGAAAAATGTTTATCCCTTTTTTGAAATAGCGGTTGTCGGTAATAATGCAGACAAAATGCGAAAAGAGCTGCATCAAAAACACATCCCAAATACATTAATCGTCGGCAGTAAAAAAGAAAGCAACCTACCGCTTTTTGAAGATAGGTACGTCGAGGAAGGTACTTATATTTACGTCTGCCGGGATAATACATGTAAGCTTCCTGTTGATAATGTAAGTGATGCCATTGAGCAATTAGAGAATTTTTAG
- a CDS encoding FAD-dependent oxidoreductase: MRFLLSFFVLLMLYLPVNAQDVLIEAESFDDPGGWTIDPQFEQQMGSPYLLAHGMGVPVKNARTKVKFNSNEKYHVWVRTKNWVPGNWEAPGRFQLKVNNTLISKELGLRSGWGWEYVDFISVDNDTTELQLVDLTGFDGRVDAIYFSTKKQEPPSDPKNLAIWRRNVKSEPNLPTITKKFDLVVVGGGLAGCAASIAAAEEGLKVALIHDRPVLGGNASEEIRVHTLGIYGNFERILKKIDTEHYPNGSADAKLDQKKRDDNVKSYANISLFLNHRAYNAKAENSSIEYVDARHTSTGERIRFVAPYFVDSTGDGWIGFWAGAMFNYGRESSDVYGEIWEEHGELWTPKEADNAVMGSSVLWGSKEMISEQFFPEVPWAMPVARTYAKVAGEWQWEFSRPDLNQIEDSEEIRDHMLRAIYGSFANAKKKTENANRKLEWVSSLVGKRESRRLVGDHIFTFNDAKEGRKFVDGVVIETREVDVHYQTILEDEENPDFISEALFYRTPEYYIPYRSLYSKNINNLFMAGRNFSCSHAGLGGPRVMRTTGQMGAAVGFAAVLCKKYDVNPRDIYTGYLDEYLALIEEQKYQKIPESKK; the protein is encoded by the coding sequence ATGAGATTCTTATTATCTTTTTTTGTTCTTTTGATGTTGTATTTGCCAGTAAATGCACAAGATGTCTTAATTGAGGCAGAGAGCTTTGATGATCCTGGAGGGTGGACCATAGATCCGCAATTTGAGCAGCAAATGGGTTCGCCCTATCTATTGGCACATGGCATGGGCGTACCTGTCAAAAATGCGCGAACTAAGGTAAAATTCAATTCTAATGAAAAATATCATGTTTGGGTAAGAACTAAGAACTGGGTGCCTGGTAATTGGGAGGCTCCGGGAAGATTTCAATTAAAAGTAAACAATACCCTAATTTCAAAAGAGCTAGGCTTACGTTCTGGTTGGGGTTGGGAATATGTTGATTTCATTTCTGTTGACAATGATACAACTGAATTGCAATTAGTGGATTTAACTGGGTTCGATGGTAGAGTTGATGCTATCTATTTTTCAACTAAAAAGCAAGAACCGCCATCCGATCCAAAGAATTTGGCAATCTGGAGAAGAAATGTGAAATCAGAACCAAATTTACCAACCATAACGAAAAAATTTGATCTAGTAGTAGTGGGAGGTGGTTTGGCCGGTTGCGCAGCGTCTATTGCTGCAGCCGAGGAGGGGCTTAAAGTTGCCCTAATTCATGACCGACCAGTACTTGGTGGAAACGCAAGCGAGGAAATCAGGGTACATACCTTAGGTATTTATGGCAATTTCGAGCGCATACTTAAAAAAATTGATACCGAACATTACCCAAACGGAAGTGCTGATGCCAAATTAGACCAGAAGAAAAGAGATGACAATGTAAAGAGTTATGCGAATATTTCGTTATTTCTGAACCATAGAGCCTACAACGCAAAAGCTGAAAACAGTAGTATCGAATATGTAGATGCCAGGCACACCTCAACGGGAGAACGAATTAGGTTTGTAGCACCTTACTTTGTAGATTCTACGGGCGATGGTTGGATAGGTTTTTGGGCTGGAGCTATGTTTAATTATGGTCGTGAAAGCTCTGATGTCTATGGTGAGATTTGGGAGGAACATGGTGAATTATGGACTCCGAAAGAGGCAGATAATGCAGTTATGGGCTCATCAGTTTTGTGGGGTTCCAAGGAAATGATATCTGAGCAATTCTTCCCAGAAGTTCCTTGGGCAATGCCAGTAGCCAGGACATATGCAAAGGTTGCCGGAGAATGGCAATGGGAGTTCAGTAGACCAGATTTAAACCAAATTGAAGATTCGGAAGAAATCCGAGATCATATGCTGCGTGCCATATATGGTTCTTTTGCCAATGCAAAAAAGAAGACCGAGAATGCTAATCGGAAACTGGAATGGGTGTCATCATTAGTGGGTAAAAGAGAATCTAGAAGATTGGTCGGGGACCATATTTTTACTTTCAATGATGCAAAAGAGGGCCGAAAATTCGTTGATGGAGTGGTTATCGAAACAAGAGAGGTAGATGTGCATTACCAAACCATTTTAGAGGATGAGGAAAATCCAGATTTTATCTCTGAAGCCTTATTCTATAGAACACCAGAGTATTATATTCCTTATAGAAGTTTGTATTCTAAAAACATAAATAATTTGTTTATGGCAGGAAGGAATTTTAGTTGTTCCCATGCAGGTTTAGGTGGGCCTAGAGTAATGCGCACTACGGGACAAATGGGTGCAGCCGTAGGTTTTGCTGCTGTACTATGTAAAAAATATGATGTAAATCCTAGAGATATTTACACAGGATATCTTGATGAATATTTGGCTTTGATTGAAGAACAGAAATATCAAAAAATACCTGAGTCCAAAAAATGA
- a CDS encoding DUF6747 family protein, translating to MKTILLLKEIYLEGFRNIQNYVVKHYFRAFAWFTLAMFVIVLYAFLFRLSTGFAFSNL from the coding sequence ATGAAAACAATTTTACTTTTAAAAGAAATTTATCTTGAAGGATTCAGAAATATTCAGAACTATGTAGTGAAGCATTATTTTAGAGCGTTTGCTTGGTTTACCTTGGCAATGTTTGTAATTGTTTTATATGCTTTTCTATTCAGATTGTCTACTGGATTCGCATTTTCTAATTTATAA
- a CDS encoding dipeptidase: protein MQSSSDYINQHKDRFLNELIELLKIPSISADSAFSEDVITTANSVEKAMTEAGCDSVEVCETDGYPIVYGEKIINPNLPTVLVYGHYDVQPPDPLDLWDSPPFEPVIKETDKHPEGAIFARGSSDDKGQMYMHVKALEFMVKTNQLPCNVKFMIEGEEEVGSVNLAKYVAENREKLKNDIILISDTGMISREHPSITTGLRGLSYVEVEVTGPNRDLHSGLYGGAVANPINILSKMIASLHDENNHITIPGFYDKVEELSTEERAEMAKAPFDLDAYQKALDIDSIYGEKGFTTNERNSIRPTLDVNGIWGGYIGEGAKTVIASKAYAKISMRLVPHQDWEEITTLFTTHFEGIAPKGTTVKVTPHHGGQGYVTPIDTIAYQAASKAYESTFGKTPIPQRSGGSIPIVSLFEKELGSKTILMGFGLDSDAIHSPNEHFGMWNYLKGIETIPYFYKYFAEMMA from the coding sequence ATGCAAAGCAGTTCAGATTACATCAACCAACACAAAGACAGATTTTTAAACGAACTTATTGAGTTGTTAAAAATACCATCAATCAGTGCAGATTCTGCGTTTTCTGAGGATGTGATAACCACTGCCAACAGTGTTGAAAAAGCAATGACTGAAGCCGGTTGTGATTCGGTAGAGGTATGTGAGACCGATGGTTATCCTATTGTTTATGGCGAAAAAATAATCAATCCAAATTTACCTACTGTTTTGGTATATGGTCATTACGACGTACAACCACCGGATCCACTTGACCTTTGGGATTCGCCACCATTTGAACCAGTTATCAAAGAGACCGACAAACATCCAGAAGGGGCTATTTTTGCTAGAGGATCCAGTGATGACAAAGGTCAAATGTACATGCACGTGAAAGCATTGGAATTTATGGTTAAAACCAACCAACTTCCTTGCAATGTGAAATTCATGATCGAAGGGGAAGAAGAAGTAGGTAGCGTTAATCTAGCCAAATATGTGGCTGAAAACAGGGAGAAGTTAAAGAATGATATAATCCTGATTTCGGATACCGGAATGATAAGCAGGGAACATCCTTCAATTACAACTGGACTTCGCGGTCTTAGTTATGTCGAAGTAGAAGTAACCGGGCCCAATAGAGACCTGCATTCTGGATTATATGGAGGTGCAGTTGCCAATCCCATCAATATTCTTTCAAAGATGATTGCCTCATTACATGATGAGAATAACCATATTACCATTCCAGGGTTTTATGACAAAGTAGAGGAACTATCTACAGAAGAACGGGCTGAAATGGCCAAAGCACCTTTTGATCTAGATGCTTATCAAAAAGCATTGGACATTGATAGCATTTATGGTGAAAAAGGGTTTACTACAAACGAACGCAATTCAATACGCCCCACATTAGATGTGAATGGCATTTGGGGAGGTTATATCGGCGAAGGGGCAAAAACCGTGATTGCCAGTAAAGCCTATGCAAAAATTTCGATGCGTCTTGTTCCCCATCAAGATTGGGAAGAGATTACAACGCTTTTTACAACACATTTCGAGGGTATCGCACCAAAAGGAACCACAGTAAAAGTAACACCCCACCACGGTGGTCAAGGCTATGTTACCCCGATTGATACTATTGCTTACCAAGCTGCTTCAAAGGCCTATGAATCAACATTTGGTAAGACACCTATTCCACAACGTAGTGGTGGCAGTATCCCAATCGTTTCTTTATTCGAAAAAGAGTTAGGAAGCAAGACTATTTTAATGGGCTTTGGTTTGGATAGTGATGCTATTCATTCACCTAACGAACATTTTGGTATGTGGAACTATCTTAAGGGTATTGAGACCATACCTTATTTCTATAAATACTTTGCTGAAATGATGGCTTAA
- a CDS encoding PhnA domain-containing protein translates to MGLLEDLQSRSGNKCELCTATNDLIVYEVPPKSTGGPDGSLLGCETCISQIENPDTVDVNHWRCLNDSMWSEHTAVQVIAWRMLSRLKAEGWPQDLLDMMYLDDETLNWAKATGEGMEEEEKVIHRDVNGVILQNGDNVVLVKDLKVKGSSMVAKQGTAVRRISVDRENAEFIEGKVGPTQIVIITKYVKKI, encoded by the coding sequence ATGGGTTTATTAGAAGATTTGCAATCACGTAGTGGGAATAAATGTGAACTATGTACGGCTACCAATGATTTAATAGTATATGAGGTTCCACCAAAATCAACAGGCGGGCCTGATGGAAGTCTTTTGGGTTGTGAAACTTGTATTAGTCAAATTGAAAACCCTGATACTGTTGATGTCAATCATTGGCGATGTTTAAATGATAGTATGTGGAGCGAACATACCGCTGTTCAAGTGATAGCTTGGCGCATGCTTTCAAGATTGAAAGCGGAAGGATGGCCTCAAGATTTGTTAGACATGATGTATTTAGATGATGAAACTCTCAACTGGGCAAAGGCTACTGGGGAAGGAATGGAAGAGGAGGAAAAAGTGATTCATCGCGATGTCAATGGTGTTATTTTACAAAACGGCGATAATGTAGTATTGGTAAAGGATCTTAAAGTTAAAGGTTCTAGTATGGTTGCCAAACAAGGAACTGCAGTTCGTAGAATTTCAGTGGACCGTGAAAATGCCGAATTTATTGAAGGTAAGGTAGGACCAACACAAATCGTGATTATAACTAAATACGTAAAGAAAATCTAA
- a CDS encoding BlaI/MecI/CopY family transcriptional regulator has protein sequence MQLSKTEEELMNILWKQQKAFLKDLLDAYPEPKPATTTIATLLKRMTDKGFVAYNSYGRSREYYPTVKKKDYFSKHVNGLIKNFFNDSATQFASFFTTETDLSKSELEDLKKLIDQEIKKK, from the coding sequence GTGCAGTTATCAAAAACAGAAGAGGAGTTGATGAATATTCTATGGAAACAACAAAAAGCTTTCCTAAAAGATTTGTTGGATGCCTATCCCGAACCAAAGCCTGCAACCACAACCATTGCAACTTTACTTAAACGTATGACCGACAAAGGGTTCGTTGCTTACAATAGTTATGGTCGCTCTCGTGAATACTACCCTACCGTCAAAAAGAAGGATTATTTCTCAAAGCATGTGAACGGACTAATAAAGAACTTCTTTAATGACAGTGCAACACAATTTGCCTCATTCTTTACTACGGAAACCGACCTTAGTAAATCTGAATTGGAAGATTTAAAAAAACTAATAGATCAAGAAATTAAAAAGAAGTAA
- a CDS encoding M56 family metallopeptidase, protein MLLYILKSSAILAVLLLFYKLLLEKESIHTFKRFYLLGSLTMAIIIPFITFVEYVDAPRISQTPLPMTSYTTTPIVHQEVGLMEYIPYSLWSIYAIGGLFFGYKFARNLFDIIQKIRKNPKYRIKQITNVLLLESTIPHTFFNYIFLNKQKYVAKEIPAEVLLHEETHALQKHSIDVLLIEFLQVLFWFNPVIYFMQKAIKLNHEFLADRKVLDGGIKPSLYQNILLNFSSNPHQLQLANAINYSSIKKRFTVMKTRTSKKAIVLKSVLLLPLLAIILYGFSEKKLIQKEQKQVSIESTENFRKKVATGSQVKDYNAPAKKFIAQTPSKYRIIIYLHDSGELLVHGKWVQIEQLKTRMDKFHERDNQSQTDVELIVNELAPKKLIVGSQGILSTYGSLITKVTDKQPWTLPKSNEETQEGATKSEIKEYNALAKKYNRQLSNKKSIQIFKSDVERLKYLHGIMTHEQKESAEPFPDFPEPPPAPEAPIVKVGEVSNIPPPPPPFKVPSKDGNYSEELIKAYDKFNEEGERYGKAVTSYLKNGKGKISSLHEKYKKVMILYDKFHALAVKENLMKPNVKSSPKIKLGQPSNIPPPPPAPMVRKGEKSDIPPPPKAAKGPKVKKGTKSNLPPPPPSASNVSDVEYADSVIDDVIAHQDPYDVVGGSVHQFISKGEAGTIPPTSPVELKTVKEIREKSQSVKPIRDELERDLVKPPTPPKSPLDHVIEMAKKDATFFFEGKEISSDKAIAILKKNNKINIRTKHAGLKNPLVEISTKPIIIKK, encoded by the coding sequence ATGTTACTCTATATTCTAAAGTCATCAGCGATTCTTGCAGTATTACTCCTTTTCTACAAATTACTTCTTGAAAAAGAAAGTATACACACTTTCAAAAGGTTTTATCTACTGGGTTCTTTGACCATGGCAATCATTATCCCTTTTATCACATTTGTGGAATATGTTGATGCGCCCAGAATATCACAGACACCTTTACCCATGACTTCTTATACTACCACGCCTATTGTTCATCAAGAAGTAGGATTAATGGAATACATTCCTTATTCACTCTGGAGTATTTATGCGATAGGGGGTTTGTTTTTTGGATACAAATTTGCCAGAAATCTGTTCGATATAATTCAAAAAATCCGGAAGAACCCCAAATATAGAATCAAACAAATTACGAATGTACTATTACTTGAAAGTACAATTCCCCATACATTTTTTAATTACATATTTCTTAACAAGCAGAAATACGTAGCAAAGGAAATTCCAGCAGAGGTTCTTTTACATGAGGAAACCCATGCCCTACAAAAACATAGTATTGACGTTTTGTTAATAGAGTTTCTCCAAGTATTGTTTTGGTTTAATCCAGTCATATATTTTATGCAAAAAGCCATTAAACTGAACCATGAGTTTTTGGCAGATCGTAAAGTTTTAGATGGTGGAATAAAACCATCATTATATCAAAACATATTATTGAATTTTTCATCAAACCCGCATCAGCTGCAATTGGCCAACGCCATTAATTATTCATCAATCAAAAAACGATTTACAGTCATGAAAACACGAACATCAAAAAAAGCAATTGTACTAAAGAGTGTTTTACTACTACCATTGTTAGCTATAATACTATATGGATTTAGTGAAAAGAAATTGATTCAAAAAGAACAAAAACAAGTTAGTATTGAATCAACTGAAAATTTTAGAAAAAAAGTCGCCACTGGTTCACAGGTTAAAGATTATAATGCACCAGCAAAAAAATTCATTGCCCAGACCCCATCGAAATACAGAATAATCATCTATTTACATGATAGTGGAGAATTATTAGTTCATGGTAAATGGGTGCAAATAGAACAGTTAAAGACGAGAATGGATAAATTTCACGAAAGGGATAATCAAAGCCAGACGGATGTTGAACTAATAGTAAATGAATTGGCTCCAAAGAAATTGATTGTAGGTAGCCAAGGCATTTTAAGTACATACGGCTCTTTGATAACAAAGGTTACAGACAAACAACCATGGACATTACCAAAGTCAAATGAAGAAACCCAAGAGGGCGCAACAAAATCAGAGATTAAAGAATACAACGCACTGGCCAAAAAGTACAATCGCCAATTGAGCAATAAGAAATCCATTCAAATTTTTAAATCAGATGTAGAACGTTTGAAATACCTACATGGGATTATGACCCATGAGCAGAAAGAAAGCGCGGAACCCTTTCCTGACTTCCCAGAGCCCCCACCAGCTCCCGAAGCCCCAATAGTTAAAGTGGGAGAAGTTAGCAACATTCCACCACCTCCACCTCCATTTAAAGTTCCGTCAAAAGATGGGAATTATTCTGAAGAACTTATAAAGGCATATGATAAATTCAATGAAGAAGGTGAGAGATATGGCAAAGCTGTTACAAGTTACTTGAAAAATGGAAAAGGCAAAATTTCTAGCTTACACGAGAAATATAAAAAAGTGATGATTTTATATGACAAATTTCATGCCTTGGCAGTAAAAGAAAATCTAATGAAGCCAAATGTAAAATCATCTCCAAAAATAAAATTAGGACAACCTAGTAACATTCCTCCACCGCCACCAGCGCCCATGGTACGTAAAGGTGAAAAAAGTGATATTCCCCCGCCCCCAAAAGCTGCGAAAGGGCCAAAAGTGAAGAAAGGAACGAAAAGTAATCTTCCTCCGCCACCTCCATCTGCTTCTAACGTTAGCGATGTTGAATACGCGGATAGCGTTATTGACGATGTTATTGCACACCAGGACCCTTATGATGTTGTAGGTGGTTCAGTGCATCAATTTATTTCAAAAGGAGAGGCGGGCACTATTCCACCAACTTCTCCTGTTGAACTAAAGACTGTAAAAGAAATTAGGGAAAAATCACAAAGTGTTAAACCCATTAGAGATGAGTTAGAAAGAGACCTGGTAAAACCACCGACTCCTCCTAAATCCCCATTAGACCATGTTATTGAAATGGCAAAAAAAGATGCGACATTCTTCTTTGAAGGCAAGGAAATTTCATCAGATAAGGCAATAGCCATTCTAAAAAAGAATAACAAAATAAATATTAGGACCAAACATGCCGGGCTTAAAAATCCTCTTGTGGAAATATCCACAAAACCCATCATCATTAAAAAGTGA